TGCTCGACCGGATCGACGCCGAGTAGGGACACGTCCTTGTAGCGCTCAAGATACCAGGCCGCGTCGAAAAGCCCTGAGGCCTTCACCAGGTCTATATCCGCTTGAGAGACGCGTTGCTTGAGGTCCATTGTCGGCTCCGGGAAAGGATGTGCCGGCGCGGCGCCGGCGAAGGGCAGGGGGGCTCAGCGGCTAGGACTCAAGAGGTTCGGCCTCCGCGCAGGAAGTCGATGGTCCGCCGCAGCGGGCTGGTCAGTTTCCAGGCGGTGCTGGAGAGCACCGCGTCGATCACTCCCTGCGCCTGCTGCTCGCGCTGCCGCGCCTCAGCGAGCTGCTGCGCCAGAGCGTTTTGCTGGGTCTCAGCTTCGAAAAGCAGGCTGCTCAGGCTGGCCAGTTCCTCGAAGCGCTGCTCGAGGCGAAACTCTAATGTGCGGATCCGCGCGCTGTCGTCCACTTCGCCCTCCTCCGCCTCCGATGCGGGGGCATTGTCCTGCCAGGGCTCCGACAATGCCACGCCTGTCTTTCGGCGGGCGAAGGAAGGATTGTGCCGCGCCGCCTCGATGAAGACGTCGAGCAGGGCCGCGGCGCGCTGGAACTCCGCGTCGAGCTGGTCGAGTGCGGCATGGTCCGCTGTCTCCTCGCCGGTCTCCTGCCAGCGGCGCAGGATTGCATCGGCCTGCTGTAGCCAGCCCGCCTCATGGAGGGCGGCGCCTGCGGCGCTGTATGGGATCGTTTGGAAGAGAGTTTCGGGGGCATTCTCAAGCGCTGCATCCACCTGCCGCCCCGCCTTGGCGGTATTGCGCGGGAATGAAAAGCCTAGGGTCTTCTCGAGCGCCGTGAGCTCCGCCCGCCAGTCGCTCTGCAGCCTTTCGCTGCAGACGTGAGCTCTTAGCTGTCCGCGGGTGGCGCGCTCGCTGGTCAGCGCCGCGCGCAGCCAGGCGAGCTGCGACGCCTCGGGGGGTAGCGTTGCGTCAGCCTTAATGTCGCGGGCGCTGCCGGGGATGTGCAGATAGGCCAGATCGTAGCCGCAGCGGCGCAACGCCGCGCTCCAGAAGGGCACCAGCAGCGCCAGCCGCGGCTCCCAGAGCAGCGGCATCCGGGCGCCGTGGAATTGCTGGCGCAGCAGCGCTTCGGCCTCGCTGAGAAAGCCGTCGTAGACCGGGGAGTCCTGCCAGGAGACGGGCAGCGGGGCTAGATCGCTCCGGTCCCGATCAAGGCAGGCGAAAATCTGATCATGCAGCGCCACGATCTCGGGAGCGACCGCGGCGGGCTCCGTGGCGGAAGCGCCTGCGGGCAGGTTGCAACCGAGGCGCTGCAGGATGCCGCACAGCTGCTCGGCGCCCGCGGGCCGAGAGCCGAGCACCACCAGGCAAAGTGGCCTTTGGCTGCCAGGGGTTTCGGTCGGGGATTGGGTTTTGGACTTGGTCATGCGGCCTCGCGGTCCGTTAGGCTCATGCCTTGAGGCCCGTGGTATCGCGCAGTAGCCCCATCAGATACCGCCCGTAGTCGTTCTTGCGGAATTTCTCGGCCCGCGCCGCGAGCTGCTCGCGGTCGATCCAGCCTTGGTCGAAGGCGATCTCCTCGGGGCAGCCGGCCTGCTGGCCCTGACGCTTCTCCAGAGTACGCACGAAGTTGCCCGCGTCGAGCAGCGAGCCATGGGTGCCGGTATCGAGCCAAGCGTAGCCGCGGCCCATGCGCTTCACGTCGAGCTGGCCCTCGTGCAGGTACATTTCCAGCAGCGTGGTGATCTCCAGTTCGCCGCGCGGCGAAGGCTCGACCTTCTTGGCGCGCTCCGGTGCTGATCCGTCGAGGAAGTAGAGCCCGGTCACCGCGTAGTTCGAGGGCGGCACCTCGGGCTTCTCGATGATCGAGGTGGCGCGGCCGTCCGCATCGAAATCCACCACGCCGTAGCGCTCGGGATCGGCGACGCGGTAGCCGAAGACTGTGCCGCCGCTCTCGCGAGCATCGGCCTGGGCCATCATCTCGGGCAGCCCGTGGCCGTAGAAGATATTGTCCCCCAGCACCAGCGCCGAGGGGGCACCGGCGAGGAACTCCTCGGCCAGGATAAAGGCCTGCGCCAGCCCGTCGGGGCTCGGCTGGACAACATAGGTGAGCGAGATGCCCCACTGGCTGCCGTCGCCGAGGGTGCGCTGGAACTGCTCCTGGTCCTGCGGCGTGGTGATCAGGCAGATCTCGCGGATGCCGGCGAGCATCAGCACCGAGAGCGGGTAGTAGATCATCGGCTTGTCGTAGATTGGCAGCAGCTGCTTCGACACGCCGAGGGTGATCGGGTAGAGCCGGGTCCCGGAGCCCCCTGCGAGGATGATGCCTTTACGCTTGGTCATTTTACACGTTGCCTCAAGTCGGGAGTAGGTCTGGGAAGGAGAGCATTCGCGGGTCAAGATGCCCCGCGTAGAGCGCCAGGTCGGCGGCGTAGAGATCGGCGACGCGCCGGGCCAAATCGGCATCGTAGAGCCGGTCATGGGCAGGCAGGCGGCCACCGCGCTTCAGATCGGCGAGCTTGATCAGCGGCAGGTCGGCAAAATCGCCCGTCTCGATCTGCGTCAGCCGGTCGGTGCCATGGCCGGTGAGCGCGCGGGCATCCTGCACCTCGAACCCGATCTCGTCGCGCAGCACAGGGATAGCCTCGGCGAAGCGCTCGAGCGCGAAAACCCGGCTGTAGCGGTCGTAGACCAGGAAATCCTGCTGCGGACGCCAGTGGATATTGCTGCTCAGCAGGTTTGGCTGTTCCAGCAGTTGCACGAAGTCGCGAAAGCTCAGCCGATCGGGATCGAAACCGTCGCGGGTCAGCCGGTGGAGTTGCCAGAGTTCGGGGGTTTTGTCGACGATCTTGTCGAGAAAGACGCTGGCCAGCCGGGCATGTGGGCAGCGCAAAACCGTGAAGCTGAAAGGCGCGCGCACCAGCTCGGAGAGGCTAGCGGCGAATGTGCCGTTGTTGAGGTGGATCCAAGTCCAGTCCTCGGCGCCGGCGATGCAGTTGTTCGCCAGCGCCAGCGAGTAGCGCAGCGTTGAGCAGGCGTTTTTTGGAATGAAGCTGTAGATCGCCCCCGAGGGGTAGTGGGTCAGCGCGTGACGCGCAGCAAGGCCATGCGCCGCGTTCTGCGACAGCGTCACATCCTCGGTCCGGGCGTATCTTAGTAATCCCGTCACGTGGCTGCGGTCCTCCGGCATGCGCGTCGCCCGGTCATGCCGGGGTCTTCGGCGCCGAGTTTCCGGTGCCGAGCCGCTGGCCGACCCCCGCGCGGGCCTGCAGCGGGCGCCACCAGGCCTCGTTGTCGAGGTACCATTGCACGGTCTTCTCAAGGCCTTCCTCGACGGTCACCGAGGGGCGCCAGCCGAGCTCTTCGCGGATTCGGCTCGGGTCGATGGCGTAGCGCGCGTCATGGCCCGGACGGTCGGTGACGAAAGTGATCTGGTCGGCGTAGGAGCCGCTCTGCTTCGGGCGCTTGGCATCGAGGATGGCGCAGAGGGTCTTCACCAGCTCGAGGTTGGTGCGCTCGTTCTCGCCGCCGATGTTGTAGCTGCGCCCGAGCGCGCCCTTTTCCACAACCAAAAGCAGCGCATCGGCGTGGTCCTCGACGTAGAGCCAGTCGCGGATGTTCTCGCCAGTGCCGTAGATCGGGAGCGGTTTTCCGGCCAGCGCGTTCAGGATCACCACCGGGATCAGCTTTTCCGGGAAGTGGTAGGGCCCGTAGTTGTTCGAGCAGTTGGTCAGCACCACCGGCAGCCCGTAGGTCTCGTACCAGGCGCGCACCAGGTGGTCGGAGCTGGCCTTGGAGGCGGAATAGGGCGAGCGCGGATCGTAGGAGGTCTCTTCGGTGAACTGCACCAAAGGATCGGCGGGCAGCGAGCCGAAGACCTCGTCGGTAGAGATGTGGTGGAAGCGGAAGCTCTCGGGCTTGCCCTGCGCTGTCCAGTAGGCGCGCGCCGCTTCGAGCATGTTGTAGGTGCCGGTGATATTGGTCTCGATGAAATCGCCGGGCCCGTCGATCGAGCGATCGACATGGCTTTCCGCCGCCAGATGCATCACCGCGTCGGGTTTATGGGCGGCGAAGATCCGGTCAAGCGCGGCGCGGTCGCGGATGTCGGCCTGCTCGAAGGCGTAGAGCGGACTGCCGGAAACCGAGGCGACGTTGTCGAGGCAGGCGGCATAGGTGAGCGCGTCGAGGTTCACCACCTCGTGGCCGCGGGCGATGGCGAGGCGCACCACCGCCGATCCGATGAAGCCGGCGCCGCCGGTGACCAGGAGTTTCATCGCTGGAAGTCCTCAAAGGTGAAGGGGCTGTCGAAATCCTTCAGCAGGGGGGCCGCGGCGTCTTTTTCCGACAGCACCGCGTTGCTGGTGTCCGTGCCCCAGTCGATGCCGATCCCGGGGTCGTTGAAACGCACCGCGCCGTCGCACTCAGGGGCGTAGTAATCGGTGCATTTGTAGATGATCTCGGTGTCGTCCTGCAGCGTGGCAAACCCGTGCAGGAAGCCTTCGGGGATCAGCAGCTGGCGGCCGTTTTCGAAGCTGAGCTCATAGCCCACCCATTTGCCATAGGTCGGCGAGCCCTTGCGGATGTCCACCGCCACGTCGAAGAGCCGCCCGCGGCCGCAGCGCACCAGTTTGGCCTGGGCATGCGGCGGCGCCTGAAAGTGCAGGCCCCGCACCGTGCCGGTCTTCGCCGAGAGCGAATGGTTGTCCTGCACGAACTCATAGTCGAGCCCCTGCTCGGCCATCCGCGCCTTGTTCCAGCTCTCGGAAAAGAACCCGCGATTGTCACCGAACCGGCGGGGGGTGAGGAGTTTCACCCCGGGGAGGGCGGTTTCTTCTATTTCCAGCATAAACCTTAACTTTTTCGCTTCCGCTGCAGTCTCTTGGTTTGTCTACAGAGGAAAGCGCCGCGGAAAAAGGGGCGATCCGCCCTGAGCGCTTATTCCATGAGCGAAGTGCTGCTTCCGTGGGCGCGTGAGGCAGGAGGAGCATTGCCCTTACTCTTGCAAATACCGCGGTGGGCAGCCCATAAACCGGCAAAAGGAATTGTGGGACGACCCTTATGAAAATTGCAGTTATCGGCACCGGTTACGTCGGCCTTGTTTCCGGGGTCTGTTTCTCCGACTTCGGTCACGAGGTGGTGTGCGTCGACAAGGACCCGCGCAAGATCGAGATGCTCGAGCGCGGCGAGGTGCCGATCTACGAGCCGGGGCTCGACACGCTGATGGCCAAGAACGTTGAGGCCGGGCGGCTCTCGTTTACCCTCGACCTGCACGCGGCCATCGACGGTGCCGAGGCGGTGTTCATCGCGGTTGGCACGCCCACGCGGCGCGGCGATGGCCATGCGGATCTCACCTACGTGATGGCCGCCGCCGAGGAGATCGCCAAGGCCGCCGATCACTATATCGTCGTGGTCACGAAATCGACCGTGCCGGTGGGCACCAACCGCAAGGTGCAGGAGGTGGTTGCCACCGCCAATCCCGCGCTCGACTTCGACGTTGCCTCGAACCCCGAGTTCCTGCGCGAAGGCGCGGCGATCGACGATTTCATGAAGCCCGACCGGGTCGTGGTCGGCGTCGAGAATGACCGCGCGGCCAAGGTCATGGAAGACATCTACCGCCCGCTCTACCTGCGCGACTTCCCGATCGTCACCACCGATCTCGAGTCCGCCGAGATGATCAAATACGCCGCCAACGCCTTCCTCGCGACGAAGATCACCTTCATCAACGAGATCGCGGCGCTCTGCGAGAAGGTCGGCGCGGACGTGAAGAGCGTGTCCAAGGGCATGGGGCTCGACGGGCGCATCGGCAACAAGTTCCTGCACGCCGGGCCGGGCTACGGCGGCTCGTGTTTCCCGAAAGATACCAAGGCCCTGGCCCGCATCGGCCAGGAACATGCCGCGCCGATCTCCATTGTCGAGACGGTGATCAAGGTCAATGAAGACACCAAGCGGCGGATGACCGACAAGCTGCTCGACCTCTGCGGTGGCAGCTTCAACGGCAAGAAGGTCGCCGTGCTGGGCGTCACCTTCAAGCCCAACACCGACGACATGCGCGACGCGCCTTCGCTGACCATCGTCCCGTCGCTGGTGGGCGGTGGGGCCTCGGTCTCGGTGGTCGACCCGCAGGGCAAGCGTGAGGGCGAAGCGCTGCTGCCGGGCGTGGCCTGGGAGGACGATCCCTATGTCGCTGCCAAGGACGCGGATCTGCTGGTCATCCTCACCGAGTGGAATGAGTTCCGCGCGCTCGATCTGAAGCGGCTCGCAGCGGGCATGACCACCGCGCGCCTTGCCGACCTGCGCAACATCTACGCGCTCGAGGACGTGAAGGCGGCGGGCTTTGCCGCCTATGAGAGCATCGGCCGGGCCGGCTTCCCGGGCTGAGCCGCCAGCGCGCCAGACAAGAGAGACATTGCACGAAGGCCCCGGATTTTTCCGGGGCCTTCTTCAGTTTCAGCAGGCTGGCAGGGGCTCAGATCAGGATCATGTCGTCGGTGATCTCGGCCAGCAGGGTCTGGCTGAAGGTGATGCTCACCCCCTGGTCCTCGAAGCTCACGTCGCTGCCGGCCTGGGTCATGTGGCTCAGCGCCGCGGCGGCATCGGCATAGCCGAAGCCCTCGAGTGAGATGTAGTCCCAGGGCTCGAGATCGAGCACCCGGTGGCTGCCGCCCTCGGCCTGGGCGAACTCGAAGGCATCGGCGCCAATGCCCCCCGCC
Above is a genomic segment from Alloyangia pacifica containing:
- the rfbA gene encoding glucose-1-phosphate thymidylyltransferase RfbA encodes the protein MTKRKGIILAGGSGTRLYPITLGVSKQLLPIYDKPMIYYPLSVLMLAGIREICLITTPQDQEQFQRTLGDGSQWGISLTYVVQPSPDGLAQAFILAEEFLAGAPSALVLGDNIFYGHGLPEMMAQADARESGGTVFGYRVADPERYGVVDFDADGRATSIIEKPEVPPSNYAVTGLYFLDGSAPERAKKVEPSPRGELEITTLLEMYLHEGQLDVKRMGRGYAWLDTGTHGSLLDAGNFVRTLEKRQGQQAGCPEEIAFDQGWIDREQLAARAEKFRKNDYGRYLMGLLRDTTGLKA
- a CDS encoding sulfotransferase family 2 domain-containing protein → MPEDRSHVTGLLRYARTEDVTLSQNAAHGLAARHALTHYPSGAIYSFIPKNACSTLRYSLALANNCIAGAEDWTWIHLNNGTFAASLSELVRAPFSFTVLRCPHARLASVFLDKIVDKTPELWQLHRLTRDGFDPDRLSFRDFVQLLEQPNLLSSNIHWRPQQDFLVYDRYSRVFALERFAEAIPVLRDEIGFEVQDARALTGHGTDRLTQIETGDFADLPLIKLADLKRGGRLPAHDRLYDADLARRVADLYAADLALYAGHLDPRMLSFPDLLPT
- the rfbB gene encoding dTDP-glucose 4,6-dehydratase; amino-acid sequence: MKLLVTGGAGFIGSAVVRLAIARGHEVVNLDALTYAACLDNVASVSGSPLYAFEQADIRDRAALDRIFAAHKPDAVMHLAAESHVDRSIDGPGDFIETNITGTYNMLEAARAYWTAQGKPESFRFHHISTDEVFGSLPADPLVQFTEETSYDPRSPYSASKASSDHLVRAWYETYGLPVVLTNCSNNYGPYHFPEKLIPVVILNALAGKPLPIYGTGENIRDWLYVEDHADALLLVVEKGALGRSYNIGGENERTNLELVKTLCAILDAKRPKQSGSYADQITFVTDRPGHDARYAIDPSRIREELGWRPSVTVEEGLEKTVQWYLDNEAWWRPLQARAGVGQRLGTGNSAPKTPA
- the rfbC gene encoding dTDP-4-dehydrorhamnose 3,5-epimerase, with the protein product MLEIEETALPGVKLLTPRRFGDNRGFFSESWNKARMAEQGLDYEFVQDNHSLSAKTGTVRGLHFQAPPHAQAKLVRCGRGRLFDVAVDIRKGSPTYGKWVGYELSFENGRQLLIPEGFLHGFATLQDDTEIIYKCTDYYAPECDGAVRFNDPGIGIDWGTDTSNAVLSEKDAAAPLLKDFDSPFTFEDFQR
- a CDS encoding UDP-glucose dehydrogenase family protein, with translation MKIAVIGTGYVGLVSGVCFSDFGHEVVCVDKDPRKIEMLERGEVPIYEPGLDTLMAKNVEAGRLSFTLDLHAAIDGAEAVFIAVGTPTRRGDGHADLTYVMAAAEEIAKAADHYIVVVTKSTVPVGTNRKVQEVVATANPALDFDVASNPEFLREGAAIDDFMKPDRVVVGVENDRAAKVMEDIYRPLYLRDFPIVTTDLESAEMIKYAANAFLATKITFINEIAALCEKVGADVKSVSKGMGLDGRIGNKFLHAGPGYGGSCFPKDTKALARIGQEHAAPISIVETVIKVNEDTKRRMTDKLLDLCGGSFNGKKVAVLGVTFKPNTDDMRDAPSLTIVPSLVGGGASVSVVDPQGKREGEALLPGVAWEDDPYVAAKDADLLVILTEWNEFRALDLKRLAAGMTTARLADLRNIYALEDVKAAGFAAYESIGRAGFPG